From one Triticum aestivum cultivar Chinese Spring chromosome 4B, IWGSC CS RefSeq v2.1, whole genome shotgun sequence genomic stretch:
- the LOC123094181 gene encoding histidine-containing phosphotransfer protein 2: MAAAALRAQLNAHIAGMYTNGVVDEDTFEELRDEGTTAEVSRLFIYDASEIIDDIDLLMEEPEVDFDEVEALTQQLMRCTSSVGAQQVNLACMHFGNFYAIQYKQGCLVSLALVRNEFYIVRHELEIVMQLEEQIAACGPDS, from the exons ATGGCAGCCGCAGCACTGAGGGCGCAGCTGAACGCCCATATCGCCGGCATGTACACCAAT GGTGTGGTGGACGAGGATACATTCGAGGAGCTGCGGGACGAGGGCACCACCGCCGAGGTCTCCCGCCTCTTCATCTACGACGCCTCCgagatcatcgacgacatcgacctCCTGAT GGAGGAGCCTGAAGTGGACTTTGACGAGGTGGAAGCCCTGACGCAGCAGCTCATGCGGTGCACCTCCAG TGTTGGTGCACAGCAAGTGAACCTCGCCTGCATGCACTTCGGCAATTTCTATGCCATACAATACAAACAAGG GTGTCTCGTGTCATTGGCTCTTGTTAGGAATGAGTTCTATATTGTGCGACATGAGTTGGAGATCGTGATGCAG CTCGAAGAGCAGATCGCGGCATGTGGTCCTGACTCCTAA